In Helianthus annuus cultivar XRQ/B chromosome 3, HanXRQr2.0-SUNRISE, whole genome shotgun sequence, a single window of DNA contains:
- the LOC118490578 gene encoding dynamin-2B-like produces the protein MEAIEELVQLSDSMRQAASLLNDEDVDENSSASSRRSSTFLNVVALGNTGAGKSAVLNSLIGHPALPTGEGGATRAPICIDLNRDENLSNKTIVLQIDSKSQSVSASALRRSLQDRLSKISSKSHDEIYLKLKTSTAPPLKLIDLPGVEKGNLDDSLSEYAQHNDAVLLVIIPAAQAPEVSSAKALRIAKEYDGECTRTIGVISKVDQASADPKVVAACQALLLGQGPRSAAEIPWVALIGQSVSIASAQSGSLGSDNSLETAWRAESESLKSILTGAPQNKLGRLALVETLAHQIRSRMKIRLPSLLSGLQGKSQIVQDELVRLGESMVSSSEGTRALALELCREFEDKFLQHIMTGEGSGWKVVASFEGNFPNRIKQLPLDRHFDINNVKRIVLEADGYQPYLISPEKGLRSLIKGVLELAKEPSRLCVDEVHRVLVDIVSASANATPGLGRYPHFKREVVAIATTALEDFKNDAKKMVVALVDMERVFVPPQHFIRLVQRRMDRQRREEEIKNKSSKKAVDAEQSLLNRSASPQTGGNLKSTKDNKDAQEGPVLKTAGADGEITAGYLLKKSSKANGWSKKWFVLNEKTGKLGYTNKVEEKNFRGVITLEECNIEEIEEEEPPAKSSKDKKSKAEEKAPSLAFKITSKVAYKTVLKAHSAVVLKAESAAEKVEWLNKLRSVVGAKGGQVITKENGLPIRHSQSEGSLDTMVRKPADPEEELRWMAQEVRGYVEAVLNSLAANVPKAVVLCQVEKSKEDMLNKLYSSVSTQSTPRIEELLQEDSNVKRKREKIQKQSSLLSKLTRQLSIHENRAAAASGAMSNGTTSPAESPRSNGPSSGDDWRSAFDGAANGPTSLGSRLGSNGHRRRNSDPSENGDVGSGSNSGSRRTPNRLPPAPPGSGYRF, from the exons ATGGAGGCGATCGAAGAATTGGTGCAGCTGTCGGATTCGATGCGGCAGGCGGCGTCTTTGCTTAACGATGAAGATGTTGACGAAAACTCATCGGCGTCTTCCAGGCGTAGCTCCACATTTCTCAACGTTGTTGCTCTTGGCAATACG GGTGCGGGCAAGTCAGCAGTTTTGAACAGTTTGATTGGACATCCTGCTTTG CCAACTGGTGAAGGTGGTGCCACCCGTGCGCCTATATGCATTGACTTAAACAGGGATGAAAACTTAAGCAACAAAACAATTGTGCTGCAGATTGATAGTAAATCCCAATCAGTGTCTGCAA GTGCTCTTCGTCGTTCTTTACAAGATAGACTAAGTAAAATATCGAGCAAGAGTCACGACGAAATATATTTGAAGCTTAAGACGAGTACAG CCCCGCCTCTAAAATTGATTGACCTGCCCGGAGTCGAGAAAGGGAATCTGGATGATTCATTG AGTGAATATGCTCAGCACAATGATGCAGTTTTGTTGGTTATAATACCCGCTGCTCAGGCACCAGAGGTTTCCTCTGCTAAGGCTCTTAGAATTGCAAAGGAATATGATGGAGAAT GTACAAGAACGATTGGTGTTATTAGCAAAGTTGACCAAGCATCTGCAGATCCAAAAGTTGTTGCTGCTTGTCAAGCACTTCTTTTGGGTCAAGGACCACGGAGTGCAGCTGAGATTCCATGGGTTGCTCTAATTGGTCAATCAGTTTCCATTGCTTCAGCACAATCAGGAAGTTTGGGGTCCGATAACTCATTAGAAACTGCATGGCGGGCCGAAAGTGAAAGTTTGAAATCTATATTGACAGGAGCTCCACAAAACAAGCTTGGTAGATTAGCTTTGGTTGAAACCCTAGCTCATCAAATCCGTAGCCGTATGAAAATTAGACTTCCAAGCCTTTTATCAGG GCTTCAGGGGAAATCTCAGATTGTGCAAGATGAGTTGGTAAGGCTTGGAGAATCAATGGTTAGCAGTTCTGAAGGTACAAGGGCTTTGGCCTTGGAACTTTGCCGTGAATTTGAGGACAAGTTTCTTCAACACATTATGACCGGAGAG GGTAGCGGGTGGAAAGTGGTGGCAAGTTTTGAGGGTAACTTTCCTAATAGGATCAAGCAGCTTCCTCTAGACAGACATTTTGATATAAATAATGTCAAGAGG ATTGTGCTAGAGGCAGATGGTTACCAACCTTATCTTATATCTCCAGAAAAAGGACTTCGGTCTTTAATCAAAGGTGTATTAGAGCTTGCCAAAGAACCATCACGTCTCTGTGTTGACGAG GTTCATCGTGTGCTTGTGGATATAGTTTCAGCATCAGCAAATGCAACGCCTGGGCTTGGAAGATATCCCCATTTCAAGAGAGAg GTTGTGGCAATTGCCACTACTGCCTTGGAGGATTTTAAGAATGATGCAAAGAAGATGGTGGTTGCTCTTGTTGACATGGAGCGTGTGTTTGTTCCACCTCAGCACTTCATCCGATTGGTCCAGAGAAG GATGGATAGGCAAAGACGAGAGGAAGAGATCAAGAACAAATCTTCCAAGAAGGCCGTGGATGCAGAACAGTCCTTACTAAACAGG TCGGCTAGTCCTCAAACAGGAGGGAACTTAAAATCAACGAAGGATAACAAGGATGCACAAGAGGGACCTGTTTTAAAAACCGCAGGAGCTGATGGGGAGATAACAGCAG GATATTTATTAAAGAAAAGCTCAAAAGCTAATGGATGGAGTAAAAAGTGGTTTGTTTTAAATGAAAAAACCGGGAAG CTTGGTTACACTAATAAAGTAGAAGAGAAGAATTTCCGTGGTGTGATCACCTTGGAG gAATGCAATATAGAAGAAATTGAAGAGGAAGAACCCCCAGCCAAGAGTTCAAAGGATAAAAAATCAAAGGCAGAAGAAAAGGCACCCAGTCTGGCATTCAAGATAACAAGCAAGGTTGCATACAAGACTGTTTTAAAAG CTCACAGTGCTGTAGTATTAAAGGCCGAGAGTGCTGCAGAAAAAGTAGAATGGTTAAACAAATTGAGAAGTGTTGTTGGTGCCAAAGGAGGTCAAGTCATTACCAAGGAAAATGGTCTGCCTATTCGCCATAGTCAATCGGAAGGCTCTCTT GATACAATGGTTAGAAAACCTGCAGACCCAgaggaagaacttcgttggatgGCTCAGGAAGTACGAGGCTACGTCGAGGCTGTTCTCAACAGCCTTGCAGCCAATGTTCCaaag GCAGTTGTTCTTTGCCAAGTGGAAAAATCTAAAGAGGATATGCTTAATAAGTTATACAGTTCTGTAAG TACCCAAAGTACGCCAAGGATTGAGGAGCTGCTTCAAGAGGACAGTAATGTTAAGCGCAAAAGAGAGAAAATCCAGAAACAATCGAGCCTGCTTTCTAAACTCACCAGACAACTAAGCATTCACGAGAATAGAGCAGCTGCAGCCTCAGGAGCCATGTCAAATGGTACTACTAGTCCTGCAG AGTCTCCAAGAAGCAATGGACCATCATCGGGTGATGACTGGAGATCTGCTTTCGATGGTGCTGCTAATGGACCAACGAGCCTCGGCTCTAGGCTTGGGTCTAATGGTCATAGGCGCAGGAATAGTGACCCTTCGGAGAACGGTGATGTGGGTTCAGGATCAAACTCTGGCAGCCGCCGCACCCCAAACCGGTTGCCACCAGCACCACCTGGTTCTGGTTATAGGTTTTAG